One window from the genome of Magnolia sinica isolate HGM2019 chromosome 4, MsV1, whole genome shotgun sequence encodes:
- the LOC131244627 gene encoding zinc finger protein ZAT11-like, which produces MKRFREEMGVDTESTSVATWLMLLAHGSTTTADHDDHMAHQKVGRIFECKTCNRRFPSFQALGGHRASHKKPRSIEGHHDRSRLKPRTHECSICGLEFAIGQALGGHMRRHRNMIDGYPEAPAVKRLNTSAGVRFDLNLTPLENDLESAFVGKINVVH; this is translated from the coding sequence ATGAAGCGTTTTAGAGAGGAGATGGGAGTAGACACGGAAAGCACAAGCGTTGCAACCTGGCTCATGTTACTAGCACATGGGTCCACCACTACAGCAGACCATGATGatcacatggcccaccagaaggTGGGCCGCATCTTCGAGTGCAAGACGTGCAACCGACGGTTCCCATCATTCCAGGCTCTCGGCGGCCACCGTGCTAGCCACAAGAAGCCGAGATCCATCGAAGGCCATCATGACCGTTCACGGCTAAAGCCTCGGACCCACGAGTGCTCCATCTGCGGTCTGGAGTTCGCAATAGGTCAGGCTTTGGGCGGTCACATGAGACGGCATAGGAATATGATCGACGGCTATCCTGAAGCGCCTGCGGTAAAGAGATTGAACACGTCAGCTGGTGTTCGATTCGATTTGAATTTAACTCCTTTGGAAAATGATCTTGAGTCAGCATTTGTTGGGAAGATTAATGTGGTCCATTGA